A genome region from Pyrenophora tritici-repentis strain M4 chromosome 9, whole genome shotgun sequence includes the following:
- a CDS encoding Ubiquitin-protein ligase: protein MATPAATKRLTKEYAAITKSPPPYISAHPSDKNILEWHYILTGPPDTPYDGGQYWGTLLFPPDYPFAPPAIRMHTPSGRFQPSSRLCLSISDFHPKSFNPAWEVSTILNGLLSFMTSEEMTTGSVRASEAERKLFAQRTRWWNSTGGGTKSSGSANTGGSQAGNIRAGDGGSKFRHEWPEVDEENLKWMKEKNIDPATGLPRPKPTPSQPACSPDVSGLRRRPGTSATVVHDAAQIARDAGQGWLARNRFKIIIGIFLLYILVARVLGDGAISSSA, encoded by the coding sequence ATGGCGACACCCGCAGCAACTAAGCGCCTCACCAAAGAATACGCCGCCATCACGAAATCACCTCCGCCCTACATATCCGCACATCCATCTGACAAGAACATCCTGGAATGGCACTACATCCTGACGGGCCCGCCCGACACCCCTTACGATGGCGGCCAGTACTGGGGCACCCTTCTCTTCCCGCCTGACTACCCTTTTGCGCCGCCCGCTATCCGCATGCACACTCCTTCCGGCCGCTTCCAGCCAAGCAGCCGGCTCTGCCTAAGCATTTCCGATTTCCACCCCAAGAGTTTCAACCCCGCATGGGAGGTCAGCACCATCTTGAATGGTCTGCTGAGTTTCATGACTAGCGAGGAGATGACAACCGGCAGTGTGAGAGCGTCGGAAGCCGAGCGGAAACTATTCGCGCAGCGCACGAGGTGGTGGAACAGCACTGGCGGCGGAACAAAATCTTCTGGTTCAGCAAACACCGGAGGATCACAAGCAGGCAATATCAGGGCGGGTGATGGCGGTTCAAAGTTCAGGCACGAGTGGCCCGAGGTTGACGAGGAGAACCTAAAGTGGATGAAGGAGAAGAATATCGATCCTGCGACCGGCCTGCCGCGACCCAAACCCACTCCTTCACAACCCGCTTGCTCGCCAGACGTTTCCGGTCTGAGGCGACGACCCGGAACGAGCGCGACCGTCGTTCACGACGCAGCGCAAATAGCACGAGATGCGGGTCAGGGATGGTTGGCTCGCAACAGGTTTAAGATTATCATCGGCATCTTTCTCCTATATATCCTGGTTGCTAGGGTGCTGGGTGACGGCGCCATATCATCTTCTGCCTGA
- a CDS encoding Outer membrane protein-protective antigen OMA87, with protein sequence MASPNEDDVFERLKNRTDLDEQKRQQDEINARLHAQHQRAQERLGELVEDNTSLPVTISSVRVLHANRTRRSFLERVVNPLLSANRTEPYTLEDALKEVGEAADKLNRFGIFKSPISVYLDRPNQTIASSSPTDVDVYISAVERGNYTIKTGTEAGASEADAYVHAELRNLLGGAETLNAHGSLGTRTRSAYSLAFDSPILSNPDLKFQVNGFASSTLKSWASHEEVLKGGNSKISWRMKNGATHEFGYSGIWRQVTGLAENASPAVRADAGDSFKSSITHTWIKDKRDYPLLPNSGYFMKSVSEIAGWGPLKGDVAFWKSEAESQVALPFGNTGITLTAGLRGGLLYPLALGGENQAQASRINDRFQLGGPTNVRGFRIAGLGPRDGPDALGGDIYAAGGASILLPIPRVGKETPLRLQAFINGGRLLALKNPNSKKEDGSFGSSSDVSSAIQKSFSAMTAELPSAAAGVGLVYAHPAARFEVNFSLPLVMRAKEEGRKGLSFGVGIEFL encoded by the exons ATGGCTTCGCCGAATGAAGACGAT GTCTTCGAAAGGCTCAAGAATAGAACGGACCTGGACGAGCAGAAGCGACAACAGGATGAGATTAATGCGCGGCTTCACGCTCAACACCAGAGGGCGCAGGAGAGGCTAGGGGAGCTG GTTGAAGACAACACCTCCCTCCCGGTGACGATATCGTCAGTCCGCGTCCTCCACGCCAACCGCACAAGAAGAAGTTTCCTCGAGCGAGTCGTCAACCCTCTCCTAAGCGCGAACCGCACCGAGCCCTATACTCTGGAAGATGCATTGAAAGAGGTCGGCGAAGCAGCAGACAAGCTCAATCGCTTTG GCATCTTCAAGTCGCCAATATCAGTCTACCTCGACCGACCAAATCAAACCATTGCCTCGTCCTCTCCCACCGATGTCGACGTCTACATTTCGGCTGTTGAACGCGGCAACTACACTATCAAGACCGGGACGGAGGCTGGCGCTTCGGAAGCAGATGCCTACGTTCACGCCGAGTTGCGAAATCTCCTTGGTGGGGCAGAGACACTCAACGCACATGGCTCGCTTGGTACACGAACACGATCAGCCTACTCCCTCGCCTTTGACAGCCCAATTCTCAGCAACCCTGATCTCAAGTTTCAAGTCAACGGATTCGCAAGTTCGACACTGAAGAGCTGGGCAAGTCACGAAGAGGTACTGAAAGGAGGAAACTCCAAGATTTCATGGAGAATGAAGAATGGCGCTACGCATGAATTCGGTTACTCGGGCATCTGGCGCCAAGTCACGGGTCTGGCCGAAAATGCGTCGCCCGCTGTCCGCGCAGACGCAGGCGACTCCTTCAAGTCGAGCATTACGCATACTTGGATCAAGGACAAGCGCGACTACCCTCTCCTTCCCAACAGCGGCTACTTCATGAAGAGCGTGTCGGAAATTGCGGGTTGGGGTCCTCTGAAAGGTGACGTAGCGTTCTGGAAGTCAGAGGCGGAGTCGCAAGTTGCTCTCCCCTTTGGCAACACGGGCATCACGCTCACCGCTGGGCTGCGAGGTGGTCTACTCTACCCTTTGGCATTGGGCGGAGAGAATCAGGCCCAAGCATCTCGCATCAATGACCGCTTCCAGCTCGGTGGCCCGACCAACGTACGGGGTTTCCGCATCGCTGGTCTCGGCCCTCGTGATGGTCCAGATGCCCTAGGCGGTGATATCTACGCAGCTGGTGGTGCGTCGATCCTCCTTCCAATTCCCCGTGTCGGAAAAGAGACGCCGCTCCGTCTACAAGCCTTCATCAACGGCGGTCGACTCCTTGCATTGAAGAATCCAAACTCCAAGAAGGAAGATGGTTCGTTTGGCAGCTCAAGCGACGTGTCGAGTGCCATTCAAAAGTCCTTTTCCGCCATGACAGCAGAGTTGCCCAGCGCAGCAGCTGGTGTAGGTCTCGTGTATGCGCATCCAGCTGCGAGGTTTGAAGTCAACTTCTCGCTGCCTCTTGTCATGCGCGCAAAGGAGGAGGGCAGGAAGGGACTGAGCTTCGGTGTGGGAATTGAGTTCTTGTAG
- a CDS encoding GlcD, FAD-FMN-containing dehydrogenase gives MVKIYSEWLYTATAFFALSSATLDRRAAVDDCLKSHQVPVYAAGTANYTQAIKPFNLRLSFTPASYAVPQTIKHIQDAVACGVANKIPVTAKCGGHSYAAHGLGGENAHLIVDMQRFNSVTVDQQAQRAVVQAGGRLGNIALALYDQGKQAISHGTCPGVGVSGLTLHGGYGLSSRKHGLALDNVVSATVVLANSTVVTASADSNQDLFWALRGAGAAFGIVVDFTFKTFTPLESNVIFDYSLSPKNTSQLAKYVTALQDFSINDQPAELDMRMFLPKQLTGVYHGNRSEFDKVMAPLLAKLDIPAGSGKVSVKGWIDTLTHFAFGPLKQAEVYDTHENFYAKSLMPEALSPAAIKAMSDYYFTTASKITRGWYLLIDLHGGKSASISQVGPDETSYSHRKSIFKMQFYDRIFPDNATYKPEYMSFLNGWVNAIEDASNGSKYGMYVNYADTGLSRTEAHSRYWGENYDRLVKIKKSLDPNNVFEGPQLVGS, from the exons ATGGTGAAAATCTATTCTGAATGGCTCTATACAGCCACCGCTTTCTTTGCCCTCTCTTCGGCCACTTTAGACAGGAGAGCAGCCGTGGATGATTGCCTCAAGTCCCATCAAGTTCCGGTATACGCAGCAGGCACGGCAAACTACACCCAGGCCATCAAGCCTTTCAATCTCCGCCTTTCGTTCACCCCGGCTTCCTATGCTGTGCCACAGACTATCAAGCATATTCAAGATGCCGTAGCCTGTGGGGTCGCAAACAAGATCCCCGTCACCGCAAAATGCGGAGGCCATAGCTATGCCGCCCATGGCCTAGGAGGAGAAAATGCCCACTTGATCGTTGATATGCAACGTTTCAACAGCGTCACAGTTGACCAACAGGCCCAAAGAGCCGTGGTACAGGCCGGTGGAAGACTAGGAAACATTGCTCTGGCACTGTACGACCAAGGGAAACAGGCCATCAGCCACGGAACATGCCCAGG TGTAGGAGTAAGCGGATTGACACTCCATGGCGGTTACGGACTCTCCTCTCGCAAACATGGTCTTGCTTTGGACAATGTTGTCTCTGCTACGGTCGTGCTTGCCAACAGTACTGTTGTGACTGCCTCAGCCGATTCAAACCAAGACCTCTTCTGGGCTCTCCGCGGTGCCGGTGCAGCCTTTGGCATCGTCGTCGACTTCACATTCAAGACCTTTACTCCTCTTGAAAGCAACGTCATCTTCGACTATTCCTTGTCCCCGAAGAACACCAGTCAGCTAGCAAAATATGTAACTGCGCTACAAGACTTTTCCATCAACGATCAGCCTGCCGAGCTCGACATGCGCATGTTCCTGCCAAAGCAGCTGACAGGAGTCTACCATGGAAACCGCTCAGAATTCGACAAGGTCATGGCACCCCTCCTCGCCAAACTCGACATTCCCGCTGGCAGTGGCAAAGTATCAGTAAAGGGATGGATTGACACCCTCACCCACTTTGCCTTTGGGCCCCTCAAACAAGCCGAAGTCTACGACACCCACGAGAACTTTTACGCCAAGTCTTTGATGCCCGAGGCCCTCTCCCCTGCCGCCATCAAGGCAATGTCAGACTACTACTTCACGACTGCCAGCAAAATTACCAGAGGTTGGTACCTCCTGATCGACCTCCATGGCGGCAAGAGCGCGTCCATTTCCCAGGTCGGCCCGGACGAGACCAGCTACTCACACCGCAAGTCCATTTTCAAGATGCAATTTTATGACCGGATTTTCCCGGATAACGCTACGTATAAGCCTGAGTACATGAGCTTCCTGAATGGGTGGGTCAATGCCATTGAGGATGCGAGTAACGGAAGCAAATATGGCATGTACGTCAATTATGCAGACACCGGTTTGAGCCGCACAGAGGCGCACTCTAGGTACTGGGGCGAAAATTATGACAGGCTCGTCAAGATTAAGAAGTCACTTGATCCAAACAATGTATTCGAGGGTCCGCAGTTGGTTGGAAGTTGA